One Oryza glaberrima chromosome 11, OglaRS2, whole genome shotgun sequence genomic region harbors:
- the LOC127754753 gene encoding mitochondrial arginine transporter BAC1 isoform X3, translated as MTGAGDAAKEYAAGCAAGIAQVAVGHPFDTVKVKLQAHNTTAHGKVYRNAFHCTRRILVEEGGKSEDGRPQLQVIIPSAACSGALISCILTPTELMKCRMQVQGKHALHGTRYSSPLDCAMKTLQSEGVCGLFRGGLATLFREAVGNAVFFCTYEYSRYWMHRYLDSPWFSGGNHLVLAKDVGVGIMSGGISGMAFWTATLPLDVAKTIIQTDPDPHLSRNPFQILKMSTCLKCHRFIEELEWVAVMLALVRRLHEHSLPMQLQLLLGNTLLRFLV; from the exons ATGACCGGCGCGGGCGACGCTGCCAAGGAGTACGCCGCCGGATGTGCTGCCGGCATCGCACAGGTGGCGGTCGGCCACCCTTTCGACACCGTCAAG GTCAAATTGCAAGCTCACAATACCACAGCTCATGGGAAGGTATACAGGAATGCTTTCCACTGTACTAGAAGGATACTGGTTGAGGAAGGA GGAAAATCTGAGGATGGTAGGCCACAGCTACAGGTAATAATACCTTCTGCTGCCTGTAGTGGAGCTTTAATCAGTTGCATTCTCACTCCAACTGAGCTAATGAAG TGCAGAATGCAAGTTCAAGGGAAGCATGCATTGCATGGTACTAGGTACTCCAGTCCTCTAGATTGTGCTATGAAAACGCTGCAAAGTGAAGGG GTTTGTGGTCTATTTCGTGGTGGTTTGGCTACATTGTTTCGAGAGGCAGTTGGCAATGCTGTCTTCTTTTGCACTTATGAGTATAGCCGATATTGGATGCACAGGTATCTAGATTCACCATGGTTTTCAGGTGGCAATCACTTAGTTCTGGCAAAAGATGTTGGCGTAGGAATCATGAGTGGTGGCATTAGTGGGATGGCG TTCTGGACAGCTACTCTACCATTGGATGTTGCAAAAACCATTATTCAGACTGACCCTGACCCTCATTTGAGTCGAAACccctttcaaattttaaaaatg AGCACATGCTTGAAATGTCACAGGTTTATAGAAGAGCTGGAATGGGTGGCTGTTATGCTGGCCTTGGTCCGACGCTTGCACGAGCATTCCCTGCCAATGCAGCTGCAATTGTTGCTTGGGAATACACTGCTAAGATTCTTAGTATAA
- the LOC127754753 gene encoding mitochondrial arginine transporter BAC1 isoform X2, producing the protein MTGAGDAAKEYAAGCAAGIAQVAVGHPFDTVKVKLQAHNTTAHGKVYRNAFHCTRRILVEEGMRGLYKGASSSFIGIALESSLFFGTYSQAKQLLKGKSEDGRPQLQVIIPSAACSGALISCILTPTELMKCRMQVQGKHALHGTRYSSPLDCAMKTLQSEGVCGLFRGGLATLFREAVGNAVFFCTYEYSRYWMHRYLDSPWFSGGNHLVLAKDVGVGIMSGGISGMAFWTATLPLDVAKTIIQTDPDPHLSRNPFQILKMVYRRAGMGGCYAGLGPTLARAFPANAAAIVAWEYTAKILSIRRD; encoded by the exons ATGACCGGCGCGGGCGACGCTGCCAAGGAGTACGCCGCCGGATGTGCTGCCGGCATCGCACAGGTGGCGGTCGGCCACCCTTTCGACACCGTCAAG GTCAAATTGCAAGCTCACAATACCACAGCTCATGGGAAGGTATACAGGAATGCTTTCCACTGTACTAGAAGGATACTGGTTGAGGAAGGA ATGAGAGGACTGTATAAAGGTGCATCATCTTCATTTATCGGTATCGCACTTGAAAGCTCCCTTTTCTTTGGCACATATTCACAAGCCAAGCAATTACTAAAG GGAAAATCTGAGGATGGTAGGCCACAGCTACAGGTAATAATACCTTCTGCTGCCTGTAGTGGAGCTTTAATCAGTTGCATTCTCACTCCAACTGAGCTAATGAAG TGCAGAATGCAAGTTCAAGGGAAGCATGCATTGCATGGTACTAGGTACTCCAGTCCTCTAGATTGTGCTATGAAAACGCTGCAAAGTGAAGGG GTTTGTGGTCTATTTCGTGGTGGTTTGGCTACATTGTTTCGAGAGGCAGTTGGCAATGCTGTCTTCTTTTGCACTTATGAGTATAGCCGATATTGGATGCACAGGTATCTAGATTCACCATGGTTTTCAGGTGGCAATCACTTAGTTCTGGCAAAAGATGTTGGCGTAGGAATCATGAGTGGTGGCATTAGTGGGATGGCG TTCTGGACAGCTACTCTACCATTGGATGTTGCAAAAACCATTATTCAGACTGACCCTGACCCTCATTTGAGTCGAAACccctttcaaattttaaaaatg GTTTATAGAAGAGCTGGAATGGGTGGCTGTTATGCTGGCCTTGGTCCGACGCTTGCACGAGCATTCCCTGCCAATGCAGCTGCAATTGTTGCTTGGGAATACACTGCTAAGATTCTTAGTATAAGGCGTGACTAG
- the LOC127754753 gene encoding mitochondrial arginine transporter BAC1 isoform X1 — translation MTGAGDAAKEYAAGCAAGIAQVAVGHPFDTVKVKLQAHNTTAHGKVYRNAFHCTRRILVEEGMRGLYKGASSSFIGIALESSLFFGTYSQAKQLLKGKSEDGRPQLQVIIPSAACSGALISCILTPTELMKCRMQVQGKHALHGTRYSSPLDCAMKTLQSEGVCGLFRGGLATLFREAVGNAVFFCTYEYSRYWMHRYLDSPWFSGGNHLVLAKDVGVGIMSGGISGMAFWTATLPLDVAKTIIQTDPDPHLSRNPFQILKMSTCLKCHRFIEELEWVAVMLALVRRLHEHSLPMQLQLLLGNTLLRFLV, via the exons ATGACCGGCGCGGGCGACGCTGCCAAGGAGTACGCCGCCGGATGTGCTGCCGGCATCGCACAGGTGGCGGTCGGCCACCCTTTCGACACCGTCAAG GTCAAATTGCAAGCTCACAATACCACAGCTCATGGGAAGGTATACAGGAATGCTTTCCACTGTACTAGAAGGATACTGGTTGAGGAAGGA ATGAGAGGACTGTATAAAGGTGCATCATCTTCATTTATCGGTATCGCACTTGAAAGCTCCCTTTTCTTTGGCACATATTCACAAGCCAAGCAATTACTAAAG GGAAAATCTGAGGATGGTAGGCCACAGCTACAGGTAATAATACCTTCTGCTGCCTGTAGTGGAGCTTTAATCAGTTGCATTCTCACTCCAACTGAGCTAATGAAG TGCAGAATGCAAGTTCAAGGGAAGCATGCATTGCATGGTACTAGGTACTCCAGTCCTCTAGATTGTGCTATGAAAACGCTGCAAAGTGAAGGG GTTTGTGGTCTATTTCGTGGTGGTTTGGCTACATTGTTTCGAGAGGCAGTTGGCAATGCTGTCTTCTTTTGCACTTATGAGTATAGCCGATATTGGATGCACAGGTATCTAGATTCACCATGGTTTTCAGGTGGCAATCACTTAGTTCTGGCAAAAGATGTTGGCGTAGGAATCATGAGTGGTGGCATTAGTGGGATGGCG TTCTGGACAGCTACTCTACCATTGGATGTTGCAAAAACCATTATTCAGACTGACCCTGACCCTCATTTGAGTCGAAACccctttcaaattttaaaaatg AGCACATGCTTGAAATGTCACAGGTTTATAGAAGAGCTGGAATGGGTGGCTGTTATGCTGGCCTTGGTCCGACGCTTGCACGAGCATTCCCTGCCAATGCAGCTGCAATTGTTGCTTGGGAATACACTGCTAAGATTCTTAGTATAA